One Pseudomonadota bacterium DNA segment encodes these proteins:
- a CDS encoding filamentous hemagglutinin N-terminal domain-containing protein, whose translation MAVFSGSGAGRRREMLLFQSLFAHAGKWTRKVAAFLGIIAMLLRPVFPLANPQDGVVSAGSATITSSTSRLDIHQSSDKAIIDWRSFNIDHGETTQFHQPSSSSITLNRVNDTRASTIDGFLKANGHIMVLNPNGIIFGQNSVIDVAGLTATTADIRNEDFMAGHMNFSQPGLDTGKIINNGSITAREAGLVSLVAPHVENNGLIQARLGKVNMGAGDTFTLDMAGDGLIQVAVSPNSAVGKKIVNTGSVIAEGGIISMTATSAREVVDSLTNNQSSATNMQIVNGQVSLIENKGTISVANMNTGKTGGQVNMFADDIALANNSTIDASGHSGGGEVYVGIDKDMRLARKLDIASGATLKADAGYVGNGGKVITWGARENNFQGHIQAKGGAEGGDGGFIEVSSHDDLKFNGTVDTTAPLGETGTLLLDPTNITISTNLHTSTLSSPYQPLLADIASNVNVGTLQTALASSNVTVQTLSTGSQAGTLTVVDPITWSSGTSLTLSAHSNLIINAAIAASGTLTLTADGDIAINAALTESAGSANLIIQPRTNSTSIGVAGGTGTINLSSTDLNNIQGTWDSITLGTTVMTGNMNLNAYTWNAPLTLRTSSGVITVDGAQNVGSNNLTITTNADPVINADLGGTGTLTVQQANTTTTMGLAGGTGTVSLTANELSHIVNGWTDIILGRLDSTVAINVNAATWNDNLTLLSNSGQMTIAGTQNMGANNLTLQTNNLDVSGALTGTGTLTIKPSGSNTTVGLAGGAGTLSLTTAELANITDGWSDIMIGRTDSSAAITVNAATWNDNLTLLSNSGQMTIAGTQTMGANNLTLNTASNLAVNGALTGTGTLTFYPGTTVMSMGINGATGTYGLSNPELANITDGWSNIILGRIDSTGAINMNGYSWTDPLTIRSLTGAITISGTQSMGSNNLTIETTNLAVNSGLNGTGTLTIRPSTVSSTVGLAGGAGGLNLTTTELGNITDGWSNIIIGRSDGSGNMAVNAATWNDALTLRSGSGTITIAGAQTMGANNLTFETDSNLTLSSTLTGTGALTIKPSTASTTIGLAGGAGTLALTTGEISNITDGWSDIIIGRNDGTGDLTANAATWNDPLTLRTGSGILTIAGTQTLGANNLTIETDSAFPLNAALSGSKTLTLRPSSVSTTIGVADGAGTFSITSAEMSKIIDGWSQIIIGRTDGTGNAEIGEATWNDPVQILTGGNITVNGTQTNAAGADTDMVFATINGSFINNAGANALDAGSGRYLVYSTTPNNNTSGGLTGFTRLYGKTYAGYGPDSVTETGNVFLYSIIPTLTVTADDKTREYGDANPALTTSYSGFLLGDDESILSGSPTLNTIADEQSITG comes from the coding sequence GTGGCTGTTTTTTCAGGAAGTGGTGCGGGAAGAAGGCGCGAAATGCTGCTGTTTCAGTCCCTGTTTGCACACGCAGGAAAATGGACAAGGAAGGTTGCTGCTTTCCTTGGCATTATTGCCATGCTGCTCAGACCGGTCTTCCCCCTGGCCAACCCGCAAGACGGCGTTGTTTCGGCTGGCAGCGCCACCATCACATCTTCCACCAGCCGTCTTGATATCCATCAGTCCAGCGACAAGGCCATCATTGACTGGCGGTCTTTCAATATTGATCACGGTGAAACAACTCAGTTTCACCAACCCTCATCTTCTTCCATCACCCTCAACCGGGTGAATGACACCCGCGCCAGCACCATTGACGGTTTCCTGAAAGCCAACGGACACATTATGGTTCTGAACCCCAACGGCATCATCTTTGGCCAGAACAGTGTCATTGACGTTGCAGGCCTGACAGCCACCACGGCAGATATCAGGAACGAGGATTTCATGGCTGGCCACATGAATTTCAGCCAGCCCGGGCTTGATACAGGAAAAATCATCAACAACGGAAGCATAACAGCCCGCGAGGCCGGGCTTGTCAGCCTGGTGGCCCCACATGTTGAAAACAATGGCCTGATCCAGGCCCGCCTGGGGAAAGTCAACATGGGCGCCGGCGACACGTTTACCCTGGATATGGCGGGTGATGGCCTGATCCAGGTCGCCGTTAGTCCAAACAGCGCTGTGGGCAAAAAAATCGTGAACACAGGCAGTGTGATAGCGGAGGGCGGAATTATCTCCATGACCGCCACCAGCGCGCGCGAAGTGGTGGACAGCCTGACAAACAATCAATCATCGGCAACCAATATGCAGATCGTCAACGGTCAAGTCAGCCTGATTGAAAATAAAGGCACGATCAGTGTCGCCAATATGAACACCGGCAAAACGGGTGGCCAGGTGAATATGTTCGCTGACGACATTGCGCTGGCCAACAACAGTACGATTGATGCCTCGGGCCACAGCGGCGGTGGCGAAGTTTATGTGGGCATCGATAAAGACATGCGCTTGGCCAGGAAGTTAGATATCGCTTCTGGTGCGACCCTTAAAGCCGATGCAGGATATGTTGGAAACGGCGGTAAAGTCATTACCTGGGGCGCCCGGGAAAATAATTTCCAAGGTCATATTCAGGCTAAAGGCGGTGCTGAAGGTGGCGATGGTGGATTTATCGAAGTCTCAAGCCACGATGATCTTAAATTTAACGGCACTGTTGATACAACGGCTCCTCTGGGAGAAACGGGGACTTTGCTGCTGGATCCGACAAATATAACTATTTCTACCAATCTTCATACTTCTACACTTTCAAGCCCATATCAACCGCTTCTTGCCGACATCGCTTCCAACGTTAATGTCGGCACATTACAAACAGCTCTCGCTTCTTCAAACGTTACAGTACAAACGCTTTCGACAGGAAGCCAGGCGGGAACATTAACCGTAGTAGATCCTATAACGTGGTCTTCCGGAACCAGTCTGACATTAAGCGCTCACAGTAATCTTATTATCAATGCGGCCATTGCTGCAAGCGGAACATTAACCCTCACGGCAGATGGTGATATAGCTATTAATGCGGCTTTAACAGAAAGCGCTGGCAGCGCCAACTTAATTATTCAGCCTCGTACAAACAGCACATCTATTGGGGTTGCTGGTGGAACAGGTACCATAAATTTAAGCTCAACTGATCTGAATAATATTCAAGGCACTTGGGATAGTATTACTCTTGGCACCACAGTCATGACCGGAAATATGAATCTAAATGCCTATACCTGGAATGCGCCTTTAACTTTACGCACGAGCTCTGGTGTCATAACGGTTGATGGTGCTCAAAATGTTGGCTCTAATAATCTAACTATTACAACAAACGCTGATCCCGTCATTAATGCCGATCTTGGCGGAACAGGAACTTTAACAGTCCAACAGGCAAACACGACAACAACGATGGGCCTGGCCGGTGGTACTGGTACAGTCTCCCTGACAGCAAATGAATTAAGTCATATTGTTAACGGATGGACGGACATTATTTTAGGACGTTTGGATTCAACAGTTGCAATAAATGTCAATGCGGCCACCTGGAATGACAACTTAACACTTCTATCCAACTCTGGTCAGATGACTATCGCTGGAACCCAAAACATGGGCGCCAATAATCTAACTCTACAAACGAATAACTTAGACGTCTCTGGCGCCTTGACAGGTACTGGTACTTTAACCATCAAACCATCAGGCTCGAATACAACCGTAGGACTCGCTGGTGGAGCTGGTACTTTATCTCTAACAACAGCTGAACTTGCCAACATTACAGATGGTTGGTCGGATATTATGATTGGTCGTACTGATTCGAGTGCTGCTATAACAGTTAACGCAGCGACCTGGAATGATAATTTAACGCTTCTATCGAATTCTGGCCAAATGACCATTGCTGGCACCCAAACCATGGGCGCTAATAACTTAACCCTGAATACTGCTTCCAATCTAGCTGTGAATGGCGCCCTGACCGGCACAGGAACACTGACCTTTTATCCGGGCACAACCGTTATGAGTATGGGGATTAACGGCGCTACAGGAACGTATGGATTATCGAATCCCGAACTGGCTAATATTACAGATGGTTGGTCAAATATTATTCTTGGGCGCATCGACAGTACAGGCGCCATTAACATGAACGGCTATAGCTGGACTGATCCTTTAACTATTCGTTCTTTGACGGGCGCGATAACCATTTCAGGTACCCAATCTATGGGATCCAACAATCTGACCATCGAGACGACCAACCTTGCAGTTAATAGTGGCCTTAACGGAACTGGAACGTTAACTATTCGACCCTCCACCGTATCTTCGACTGTTGGATTAGCAGGTGGAGCTGGCGGCTTAAACTTAACAACGACAGAGCTTGGAAATATCACTGATGGATGGTCAAATATTATTATCGGACGCAGCGATGGCAGCGGCAACATGGCTGTTAATGCTGCCACCTGGAATGATGCTCTTACATTACGTAGCGGCTCAGGCACTATCACTATAGCTGGTGCACAAACTATGGGGGCCAATAATTTAACATTTGAAACAGATTCAAATCTTACCTTAAGCAGTACCTTAACCGGTACCGGTGCCTTAACAATTAAGCCTTCTACCGCTTCAACAACGATAGGCTTGGCTGGAGGTGCAGGAACGCTCGCATTAACAACAGGAGAAATAAGCAATATTACTGATGGCTGGTCCGATATTATCATTGGTAGAAATGATGGAACAGGCGACCTGACGGCAAATGCCGCAACCTGGAATGATCCATTAACATTAAGAACTGGTTCAGGAATACTAACAATTGCTGGTACCCAAACCCTTGGTGCGAATAATTTAACCATAGAAACAGACTCTGCATTTCCATTAAATGCAGCGCTAAGCGGATCAAAAACTTTAACCCTACGCCCTTCCAGCGTCTCGACAACAATTGGCGTGGCAGATGGAGCAGGTACATTTTCCATAACTTCAGCTGAGATGTCCAAGATTATAGACGGGTGGTCTCAAATTATTATAGGCCGCACTGATGGAACCGGGAATGCAGAAATCGGCGAAGCAACATGGAATGATCCTGTTCAAATTCTGACAGGGGGCAACATTACTGTTAATGGCACCCAGACAAACGCTGCCGGTGCCGATACGGATATGGTTTTTGCCACCATCAATGGAAGCTTTATTAACAATGCGGGGGCGAATGCACTTGATGCGGGAAGCGGACGCTATCTGGTTTACTCCACAACACCCAATAACAATACATCAGGCGGCCTGACAGGGTTTACCAGACTGTATGGCAAAACATATGCAGGTTACGGCCCTGATTCTGTTACGGAAACA